aaaacttcctaaccacaaaactcataaccacataactcccaagCATTTCCTCAAAATACCCACACTTTACTCTTATGCTACCCCGTGGGTCAAGTAACTccaccacaattgtgattccataactctcaaatataaatcatctataaacgatttccacgaaagatcaaaactactaaaacaGTTACACACCTAACCAACTATCGAccactaggagttctcactatagtaaaatcctcaatcaaaggtcaaaatcttaaggtcttcatactttctaacactccaaaccaaaatcttattcacacccgagtccacaagcatagatgatcgcattccccaaatcataaagaccaccaaccaaaagtaaataggtttgtcatacaatttttcctacccaactcaactcaagttccacttatccaattttgacgaaatcaaggttcacaaagaatcctcaaagagcatctcactcactctacaacatagccaacaatgccatcactccactaaagagGCAAAgagtaataactaggtcaagaaatgataggaaatttcaaggggatacatgaacatgacgaggtgtgagattaaaggagtcaatagtaaaggtaactagttaacaccagtaagagacattagaattagagaggtattcaaggcaaggaaacgacaagtaaacttttatacttaagaaataaatccaatcaagtatgaacgaagggaaggaagatgattaaaggtacgagggggattttagggcttaaaccacacactttctaagacttaaggttctctctaacaaggtcacacctattaggatattgtgccttcataacaaaacgaccaaattccaaaacgagggtcaaggcaattcatctcattccttatatgcaagtctctcttaaaggGTTACACCTCTATGGTcgatcaaggtaaaaataaacgctTGCTTAAGGGTTGATACATTGGTTAGACtcattgttcacctatcctatcacgTATTAGGATATCCCTAAAGTaagtctaccactcaagtataacaaCGTCTCTTTATCTCAAGTTCTCGACACAACCtcgatgttttaaaaaccaaagaacgaattaacaaagacttctcaacaaaatcctcaagggacaactaatatcaaatcacatcaccattctatacgggatcattaacatcaaaaatgggttttcttccaaattcatatcctaaacttatctcatttttactcctaaggtaacgacactcaacctactaagctttcaaatcccaaacataaccaacgaagccaagttctataattttaatcacataggcaactcattcctaacacagagaatccaccaatcaattacaCTCACTTGTCCAAgggactaggtataagaatcactaagtatgtctcatcacattacctaagtctttctaacatcacgacctctcaaaaccggggttaagggtcgaacacaaacaaactccacaaagttAAATTATCCGACcaaagttaacattccataaggcaaagATGAAGGGGTACAAGAGGGCTCTTATAAGAGGAAAAGGTACAAAGACATCTTCCAGGATATGGGATAAGAGTTGCGAAAGGTATAGAAACACAAAGATAAGGGAATGTGACAAGGTGCTCGAAGAGAGGgaggtatatttaagacggtaaAGAAATCCTTCAAGATAAAGAGATCCACAAGCAAGATGTTATGGAAGGAGAAGTAAAAACGAAGGATAAGTCGAGTGAGTACTAAACTAGTTCCCAAGGTTAAGCAAAAGAGAGCTTATGAAGGAAAGGATGAGCATCACAggataaaagtaaggaaaggtggatcaatgatagaaaacacacccataacggtgtcgggaggaacggcggttccgacttgattctcgacaagaGTGACGCTTCTTGGCTCGGCttccggagcatgagggagaggaggagggatagtcttcttctcggggcaattcctgaagagatgtccgggcttcttgcaatggtaacacttcaagggcatagcatagcatccaatcccggggtgataagtttgcccacacttgaagcacttgcggttctccttaagcctattagtagatgtaggTACTTGTCCTTTCGGCTCTTGCACTATtggctcttgtcctccatggtcttgtactccttgtccttggactctcggcACCAACCTCTTCTTGCTAGGATATGACGAGGATGAGGGCACAGATGGCCTCTTGCCACGGCGGTTAGAGCGACGATTAACTTGAGCATTAGCATTccgttgattccgaagaattagagtaagggcttccatgatagtattctccaccttggttggtcgtaccatcttctcaagacaccaaaagagtcaaccatgttagcacctaacaaatagcatgcacaaagagactaccaacttaggtccttagtcctacccatctctcattcattattcaaggtcaagttcaaggttaagttcggggtacacgtgtgtgcgtcgggagcaacatatgctctgataccaactgtgacacccctcgatagggcatcaaaattaaagcggaaaatacgagatttttaaaacctttaaaagcttaaagtgcgaaatccaccataagtgatcgaacaaaaatgaaaagaaagataattaagttttacaatttaaaacaagtgcgttggggaaaagatatcccacgaataaacacaagtctaacgataggtgagtctaagcaacctataactaaggtccaagggtcaacgttctcgctagctcacacgtcttccccataatctgcatcacaaacctgtcattcatgtaaacatgaacgccacagtcagtggggagtaactcagggttctcccagccaccatatgtcaaaatgcacataagcaagaacttaattaaacatatcgatcatgcatcatacttgaataatatgaacaagggaatataacgataatcataacgatataggcatgttgcattcttaatgagataggcatcgaatcatatgaagaaagtaaataacggatcaattaaatagaaaatacatggatggaaaccaatagccattcctttgaaaacctcttaacaaccatagcacgggacgtggctactaatgtcacattcatacttatggcttacatctcaccataagaacggatgggaacatcaatcccggcgatcatatcgcaactaggggcttgcatctcaccactagtatccgataggaccaagactctcacaaacaagcatagaagacgtgcactctcgtatataagaacacaccaatgaccgtaacaagcaagacatttacaaaggattgactcaaaacaagacaaacccgtagactccaacctcctggtaggacgacgatcataatacggtcctagtctaaatctggccagactctcgggatggacgacacccgattcgacatacaatcccaaatcgtatccaagactcgatccatgacacctagccgtgccccaaggtcgagtaaccccaaatcggaaccatggtacctatccgtaccccaaggtccgaagaggcggaaggaagatagcccaactcggaaacaatggcacataatcgtgacccaatgtccgagggcaaataaataaggaatgtcgagtagtcacacaatgtaaaccgtcacactccggtcacaaatacgagtaacaatgattgcacaaacataacgtaaacaattcatgtgaagcatgtatgAACATAAGAGTATAATGATTACCAGGTGCTCTCTGCCGGcgtgggcaccggctgccggcccaccggcagaggattcatGCTAGGTGAAACAAGGCCAAAAATAGAAGtaggtgtattctctgccggtccaccggctgccggcccaccggcaggggatacaagccaaggtaaaacaaagccaaaaaggctgaaagtgtattctctgccggtccaccggctgccggcccaccggcagggaatacagGTCAAGGTAAACAAGGTCAACATATGCTCAATGTGTATTCTCTCCGCCGCTGACATTGCCGCCCACCACCAGGGAATACACCCTATAGCCAAATAAGCTCAACTTGCACATTATGTATTCTCTCGCCGGTTGACTGTCGGCCCGCTTGCCCACGGGCAGGAGTACACCCTATAAACAATTAAGttcaacatttcacattgtgtattctctgccggctgaccggctgccggcccgccggcaggggatacaccctattataaaagacaccaaaattCCATGTACttgctgccggttgggtaggccggctgccggcccaccggcaggggatcacAAAGGCTTAATTCTCTATTTTTACGAGTCGAAATGCAAaagcgctgccggttgggtagtaggccggctgccggcccaccggcagaggatcacTGAACACGAAAAACTCATCAAACATccatctaaagtcttccaaattcaaccatctttcattcaatcatttcatacttctctaatatgatgaatactcggtaaatttagcatgttaggataatttaaaCATATGACATCAATTATGAACCTTAAAATAAGATAGCATGTCAACCAAACATATGAAAATGCTCATAAAACCACTTCATTCAACATAACAATGGAATGAAACATGAAAGTTACCAACTTTAACATTTGTATGCATCCAACCACACataaaacacacaaatttgacatgtaagtcgagtaacccatcaccgttaccttttagctcttaatctctattgtaatcgtctcacaagcaagaatccacttccgggtcaactaaactttctcctaaacataagaaaacaccaaataagactaaaaatcgaaactagaaaaaagggtaccatgagaaattggctcgacagccccattaatggaggaaagatagttcttttcttacctagaaagaaggagggcgatgagaggaagagatagacgcgaaaatcactgaaaaccgatgagaaatgaaggttttatggccaaTTTAGTGAAGAAGGTGGaggttgtgtaacaatggtgttgtagttgtgtgtttgttgggaaatttcagaatttaggagtgagggagatggagttgtgagggtttagttgggggttttgtgaagggaaaagagaagggaaaagcCCATAAGTTATAAAAAGCCCAACAGCTCAAATTGAGTCGGTATACACTAGAAGtttcgtctcaagcccactacaactcaagacggggaatattattattattattcgaccaaaatatttatttcacataacttaagctttaaaaatataatatttataaaaaatcatgtttaataatgaaatcaattaaattaaataatttaaaatataaataagacaatagaacggttaattaaattatatttgccaaaatggaaaattcgcgggtgttacatgtgctacacacaagcataagtagcaccaataaatagtccaagagAAAATAAAGGACAAATAAAGTTcatgctcatcaaactcaaagtctaatgtaAAATAAGAGCAATGTTCATTGTTTTTCAAGTCATCATCACTTGGTAGGAGATAGGGCATTTCATCCGTCGTAGgagcttcatcaaaaactttgACTGGCTCCGCTTTGAAAATCTCGGCctccaaagcatccaactcggcttctatgtcaacattctcatcatagttgtaaaccatctcaggaggaggttcatctccataaatcaacttctctatttcatccacttccttgctccatggatatgacgcaacAGCAGGGGCGTCAGGTGGATTCCTGTCAAAACATAAAGCAAGGGAATCGTGAATAGTAGGATCAAGAGTATTAATCATATGACAATAAGCTTTTAAATCTTAAGGACGTGATGCTTTGTCAAGaccaaaagtgatagtatcatctcCAATGTTGAACATAAGACTCCCTTGTCTAAAATCTATAACCGCCACTGCAGTATGCAAAAATGGTCAtcctagaataataggaacacGAGAATTCTCAGCTATATCTATCACTACAAAGTCGACCGGAATGAAAAATTTCCTTATCTTaactggcacatcctctaagatacccatAGGATGCTTAATAGACTTCTCAGCCAATTGAATAGTCATGTTAGTACATTTAAGCTTAGTCATGTTTAATTGGTTGCAAATTTTatacggcatgacactgacacttgctcctaaatcacataaagcattgtcaATAGATAAAGGGCCTATATTACAAgcaatagaaaaactccctggatccttaagcttaggtggagAATTGGCTTGTAATGCGGCGTAGCATTCATGAGTGAACGCGAcagtctccacttcatcaaaagaccttttctttgacaaaatcTCTCTCAAAACTTAGCATAAGCCAGCACTTGAGTTATCAATTCATTAAATGGCACTttcacttgaagattctttactacctccatgaacctcccaaattgttgttcaagtttaGATTT
The Silene latifolia isolate original U9 population chromosome 11, ASM4854445v1, whole genome shotgun sequence genome window above contains:
- the LOC141613900 gene encoding uncharacterized protein LOC141613900, which encodes MQPMGLGNLELSDDEKEIDKTETRELKKSEKTKQSMVPRLILREILSKKRSFDEVETVAFTHECYAALQANSPPKLKDPGSFSIACNIGPLSIDNALCDLGASVSVMPYKICNQLNMTKLKCTNMTIQLAEKSIKHPMGILEDVPVKIRKFFIPVDFVVIDIAENSRVPIILG